One region of Armigeres subalbatus isolate Guangzhou_Male chromosome 3, GZ_Asu_2, whole genome shotgun sequence genomic DNA includes:
- the LOC134220064 gene encoding uncharacterized protein LOC134220064: MNFERFSMVSNDLVEFKSTWRTGETLALVNASTGTEPAAPKVDAETAPVDRKDIGIQTGESPRHTSIPCDDAKLSNWLNKIYPLVDEELSAGITECPDVNDNFYDKTERMIIQRHQELMLKKSNPDMDGSQKLSMGAAAWLSTATRDAPLLVVACSSYHEAWCEHTYASVTVFMPRRDTYRSVQWIELCSNPIKACIETLETNPFNKDMFAGGTVSGDVYIWHYELNLKHEQNSFSELFSETTDFGKVVDMAWIKPNPLTKDFGLLSCHSDGVVILWKIGKHIGKDKTFRISTTTSPHSSIMLTQILTISNSEFVVGTVDGSILLCSVNQLIPLANGPSSSGTIQGTSSSSSRKNVFAPAITELQPHSFAVTTLLKSENSRQQLLISCDLSGEVYFHDITDAINSTPTLIIKMPLPFKNRIVCSDDMRFILSPNSDGILNVYKIDNGSQETIETGGLNGKPNLIKSSPNGKWLITGPYDGSFVIYSVDKDI; encoded by the exons ATGAATTTCGAACGTTTTAGTATGGTCTCAAACGACCTTGTCGAGTTCAAATCCACGTGGCGAACTGGCGAAACGTTAGCACTAGTGAACGCTTCAACTGGCACCGAACCAGCAGCTCCTAAAGTCGATGCAGAGACAGCACCGGTTGACCGAAAAGACATTGGG ATTCAAACCGGAGAATCTCCACGCCATACTTCGATTCCATGCGATGACGCAAAGTTGTCTAATTGGTTGAACAAAATTTACCCATTAGTGGACGAAGAGCTTTCTGCTGGCATTACCGAATGCCCTGACGTCAACGATAATTTCTACGATAAAACTGAAAGGATGATCATTCAGAGGCACCAAGAGTTGATGTTGAAAAAGTCAAATCCCGATATGGATGGATCGCAGAAACTCAGCATGGGCGCCGCCGCGTGGCTTTCGACAGCAACGCGAGATGCTCCATTATTAGTTGTCGCGTGTAGCTCATACCACGAAGCGTGGTGTGAGCATACTTACGCATCTGTGACGGTGTTCATGCCGCGGCGAGACACGTACAGATCGGTTCAATGGATTGAACTGTGCAGCAATCCAATAAAAGCGTGTATCGAAACATTAGAGACCAACCCATTCAATAAAGACATGTTCGCCGGTGGTACCGTTTCCGGTGATGTGTATATTTGGCACTACGAGCTGAATCTGAAACATGAACAGAACTCATTTTCGGAATTGTTTTCCGAAACTACTGACTTCGGCAAGGTGGTTGACATGGCCTGGATTAAGCCAAACCCTTTAACTAAAGATTTTGGCTTGCTGTCGTGCCACAGTGACGGGGTTGTTATCTTGTGGAAAATTGGCAAGCATATAGGGAAAGACAAAAC ATTCCGCATTTCGACAACAACTTCGCCACATTCATCAATAATGTTAACACAAATTCTTACTATTTCTAATTCGGAGTTTGTAGTCGGCACCGTAGATGGGAGTATTTTACTCTGCTCGGTGAATCAACTGATACCATTAGCTAATGGTCCGAGCAGTAGTGGAACCATACAAGGAACATCATCATCTTCCAGCAGAAAAAATGTCTTCGCACCAGCAATCACCGAATTACAGCCGCATTCGTTTGCTGTAACGACGTTACTAAAAAGCGAAAATTCTAGGCAACAACTTTTGATCAGCTGTGATCTAAGCGGAGAAGTCTACTTCCATGACATCACGGATGCTATC AATTCGACACCAACGTTGATCATCAAAATGCCTCTGCCGTTTAAAAACCGAATCGTTTGTTCAGATGACATGCGTTTTATACTGAGTCCCAACAGCGATGGAATATTGAATGTTTATAAAATTGACAATGGCTCGCAAGAAACCATTGAAACGGGAGGCCTGAACGGAAAACCAAACTTAATTAAAAGTAGTCCTAATGG GAAATGGCTGATAACTGGACCTTACGATGGGAGCTTCGTCATCTATTCAGTCGACAAAGACATTTGA